CCAACAGATCGGAGTCGCCTGGCTCTGGCATCTCCACCGCCTCGGCCTCGGCGGCATCCTCGCCGACGAGATGGGCCTCGGCAAAACCCTCCAGGCCATCTCCCTCCTCACGATTCTACACGCCGAGCGCGCTGGCGACAGTCCAGCACCTAGAGCCCACAGCCCGAGAACTCCGAACCTCCGTTCTCTCAACTCTCAACCCTCAACTCTCAACTCAGGACTCCCTTCGCTCGTCGTGTGTCCGGCTTCGCTCGTCGAAAACTGGCGACGCGAAACCGCCCGCTTCGCCCCGCACCTGCGCGTCTTCATCCACCACGGCAACCAGCGTCTCACGGACGAGGCTCATGCCAAATCCCTCGACGTCGTCATCACGTCCTACGGCACGCTCGCCCGTGACCGCGACCGGTTCGCCGACTTCACCTTTGCCGCCCTCATCGCCGACGAAGCCCAGCACATCAAGAACCGCCGCACCCAGAACGCCGCCGCCCTCCGTTCACTCAACACCAAGAGCCGCTTCCTCCTCACCGGCACGCCCGTCGAAAACTCCCTCGACGATCTCCGTGCTCTCTTCGATCTGCTCATGCCGGGCTACCTCGAAAAAGTCCCCGCCGGCACCAAGGCAGACGAGCGCAACTGGTTCGACGAACGTCTCCGCGCCAAGACCGCGCCCTACATCCTCCGCCGCACCAAAAAAGTCGTCGCCACCGAGCTCCCCGACAAAATCGAGCAGGTCCTCTACTGCGAACCCACCGCAACGCAGACGCGCCTCTACACCGAGTGGCAGAAAAAGTCCGAACAGGAACTCGACGCCCTCGCCGCCGACGGCGCATCCGAAAACTCGATACGCATGGCCACGCTCACGCAGCTCCTGCGCCTGCGCCAGATCTGCTGCGACCCGCGTCTCGTCGTTCCGGCCACCGCCGCCGATCATTCGTCCAAACTCGAGACCTTCCGCGAGCTCCTCGCCGAGTCCATCGACGACGGACACCGTCTGCTCGTCTTCTCCCAGTTCACCTCGCTCCTCGGTCTGCTTCGCGCCGAGCTCGACGAACAAGGCCTGCCTTACTGCTACCTCGACGGCAGCACGCCGCAGAAACAGCGCCAGACCGAGGTGGATCGTTACAACAACTCGCCCGACATCCCGGTCTTCCTCATCTCGCTCAAAGCCGGCGGCACCGGCCTCAACCTCACCGGTGCCGATACCGTCGTGCACTTCGACCCGTGGTGGAATCCCGCCGTCGAAGCCCAGGCGACCGACCGCGCCCACCGTATCGGCCAGAAAAAAGTGGTGACGAGCTACAAACTCATCTGCACCGGCACCGTCGAGGAAAAGGTCCTGCACATGCAGGAAACCAAACGCGCCCTCCTCGCCGACGTCTTCGAAGCCAGCGACGCGAGCAACTCCAAGCTCACCCTCGCCGACCTCAAGTCACTCCTGCAGAGCTGACCGCCCAGTCTTTGGACAGGATGCACAGAATTCGATCCGGATATCCGAACTCCGACATCCTGCCTTTCATCCACTCTTCATCCTGTCCCAAAACTCCGACTCTCCGCGCCTCTGTGCCTCTGCGTTAAACCAATCCCCCTACATACGAAATTTGGACAGGATGAACAGGATTCGATCCGGATATCAGAATTCCGACATCCTGCCTTTCATCCACTCTTCATCCTGTCCAAAAACTCCGACTCTCCGCGCCCCTGAGCCTCTGCGTTAAAAACGCGTCTGCTCACTCCAACCCAAGCGCCTTGCGGCCCGCGTCGGAGATCATCTGCGGTGTCCAAATCGGATCCCACACGATGTGCACCTTGGCCGATTCGACCGTGGGCAGCGCCGCGATTTTCTGGCGCGCATCTTCCGCGATCACCGGCCCCATGCCGCAGCCGGGCGCGGTCAGCGTCATCTTCACTTCAAGCGCATGGCCGCCGGTCGGCGTCTTCTCGACGCTCAAATCATAAACCAACCCGAGATCGACGATGTTCACCGGAATCTCCGGATCGAAACACGTCTTCATCGCGCTCCACACCGCCGCCTCGCTGAACTCGCCCGACGCGACCGCCGCCGGTTCGGCGCCGCCGAGCTTGGATACATCGAAGCCCGCCAACGCATCCGCATTCTCCCGCGTGATGCGAAACAGTCCGCCGTCCGTGCGCACCGTCACGCTGCCGCCCAGCGTCTGCATGATATGGGCGGACGTGCCGGCCGTGAGCGTATGCGTATCGCCCGCCGGAATGACCGTGGCGGTGATGTCGCGAGTGAGTGTGGTGTCGTTGGACATGTTTAAAATGAATCTTCTTTTGCGTTCTTTGCGGTCCTTACCGCCTGTGCGTCTTTGCGTTAAAATCTTACAGCGCCCTCACCGCACGCTGATCTCCAGTGGCAGGCGAGCGTAAACGCCGCGCGGATCGTTGAACTCTTGCAGCGTCTTCGCCTGCTCTTGCACGCGTTCGATCACTTGCGCGACCACGCCGCGTTGCGTCGCCTCGGCCGGACGCACGTTCTCGAACCACATCGTCAGCATCTCGGCAAACGTCTGCGTCTGGGGGAACTCCACCAGCTTGTAATCCGTCCCCAGGTTCGCCTCTTCCGCCGCGTGGAGGATGGCCGCATCCAGTCCGCCGAGTTCATCAACAAGTCCCAGCTTGATCGCCTCGCGCCCCGACCACACGCGACCGCCGGCGATCTTGCGCACTTCGACCGGGTCCAGCTTCCGTCCCTCGGCCACCTTGCGAATGAACTCGCCGTAGATCCACTCCACCATGCCTTGAAAAATCGCCAGTTCATCCGCCGTCTTCGGACGCGAGATCGTGAAGATGTCCGCATACTTGCCGGTCTTCACGCCGTCGAAGGTCACGCCGAGATCGTTCGCCAGTTTCTTGATGTCGAAGTGGATTCCCACCACGCCAATGGAGCCCGTGATCGTCGTCGGCTCGGCGTAGATGCGGCTCGCGTAGGCCGAAATCCAATACCCGCCCGACGCCGCGTAGCTGCCCATGGAAACCACCACCGGCTTCACCTCGGCGGCCAGTCGCAGTTCGCGCTGGATGTGCTCCGACGCCGTCGCCGAACCGCCCGGGCTGTTCACGCGCAGCACGATCGCCCGCACGTCATCATCCTGGCGCAGCGCCCGCAACTCACGCGCAAATTTCTCGCCACCCACTTCATCCGCCTTGCCTTCACCATCCACGATCGCGCCTTCCGCATAAATCACCGCGATTTCATTCGACGAGTGCGCCTTTTGGGCGGGCAACGCCTTCACATAATCCGCCAGCCGCACTTGTTTGAACGGCTCTTCCACATCGGTGACTCCCGTCGCGGTCTTGAGCTGCGCCAACACTTCATCGCGATACGCCAGACGATCAACCAGCCCCGCCTTGACCGCCGATTCCGGACGGATGACGCCTTCCGTATCCACCACGGCTTGCAGCGCGTCCGGCGTGATTTTGCGATCCTGCGCCATGTCGGCGCGCAGATCGCTCCACAGGTCGCCGAGCAGCTTTTCCATCTGCAGGCGGTTTTCGGGGCTCAGGTCCTTGCGCACAAACGGCTCGGCGTAGGATTTGAACTCACCGACTTTCGTGACCTGCACACCCACGCCGAAACGCTCAAAGGCACCGGCGAAAAACGTCGGTTCACTCGCCAGTCCCGGCACCACCAGCGAGCCGTAGGGATCCAACGCGAGATCGGTCGCCGCCGCCGCGAGATACAGGTCGCGCGTCGTCGCAAAATCCAGATACGCCACCACCGGTTTGCCCGATTTCTTGAAATCCGCGATCGCCCGGCGCACTTCGCTCAACGCCGCGAAGCCCGTGCCGTAGCCCGACGGCTCCAAGCTGCCGAGGAGCACCAGGCCCGTGATGCGTTTATCCGTGCCCGCCTCGCGCAGCGCCCGCGTCACCGCGCGCAACTGCAGCGTGTGCGCATCGCCGCCGCCAAAGAGCGCGGCCGGTCCGGCTCCGTCGAACTCGGGCGGCGCGTCGGTGATGTTCGCCCCCAAGTCAAACACCAGATAGGAGCCTTGGGCGACGGTGTGAACCTCGGCCGGCTTGAAAGAAGCCGCTGCCATGATCAGGCCAAAAAACACCACGACCACCAGAGTCACGGCCAGCGCCAGAGCCGCCAATGTGCCGAGGAACGACGCAAAGAAATTCTTCATAAGGTGCCGCAGCGTAGCCAACTCGTCTTCCTCCGCCAGAGCTTTTCCATCACCCCGGCACGATCTCCGCTAGTGGGTGGTTAAGCCTCTGTCGTCACCGCACCTTTGCTTTCGCAGGGTTGCGGTCCGCTTTCCGCCACTTTTACTATGCCGCACATGTCCGAGCAAAAAGACCTGCTGACCACCAACCGCAAGGCCCTCACGATCAACCTCGACGAGCCGAAATACGGCACGTTCGCCGAAATCGGCGCCGGCCAGGAAGTGGCGCGCATCTTCTTCCAGGCGGGCGGCGCCGCCGGCACCATCGCGAAATCCATGTCGGCCTACGACATGACCTTCA
This portion of the Rariglobus hedericola genome encodes:
- a CDS encoding DEAD/DEAH box helicase, whose amino-acid sequence is MLRLLLPPNLAAAAPRDAIAVKIDLDPSAVPAPALFPALAVLQRLCGGATVPPPFVQLTRAQLRELVNALKGQPAFAFVNAPTVPLLWIGPRLRGVSEHLDEAPAPKQVAATAPRPAPKLSTLNSQHSTSSTSTPLTIDGSEHFLAISLPSREQSSYAAALDLVKSNGFALDALTRKWWLRDRHKTLNFLAVHLDALRNTWHADFTDNFEKNTAKLAEIDIQCDISETGGEFSLTLGIAAARVSEETLRTALATNRGYVEDNGKVFLLPPEKVARLTTAQRALAGSSTAPAAARRTWRIPAARVAEVQDLIDELVPHYQPPAGWKSRSEALRNLSTLAPAPLDPALAALLRPYQQIGVAWLWHLHRLGLGGILADEMGLGKTLQAISLLTILHAERAGDSPAPRAHSPRTPNLRSLNSQPSTLNSGLPSLVVCPASLVENWRRETARFAPHLRVFIHHGNQRLTDEAHAKSLDVVITSYGTLARDRDRFADFTFAALIADEAQHIKNRRTQNAAALRSLNTKSRFLLTGTPVENSLDDLRALFDLLMPGYLEKVPAGTKADERNWFDERLRAKTAPYILRRTKKVVATELPDKIEQVLYCEPTATQTRLYTEWQKKSEQELDALAADGASENSIRMATLTQLLRLRQICCDPRLVVPATAADHSSKLETFRELLAESIDDGHRLLVFSQFTSLLGLLRAELDEQGLPYCYLDGSTPQKQRQTEVDRYNNSPDIPVFLISLKAGGTGLNLTGADTVVHFDPWWNPAVEAQATDRAHRIGQKKVVTSYKLICTGTVEEKVLHMQETKRALLADVFEASDASNSKLTLADLKSLLQS
- a CDS encoding iron-sulfur cluster assembly protein, which encodes MSNDTTLTRDITATVIPAGDTHTLTAGTSAHIMQTLGGSVTVRTDGGLFRITRENADALAGFDVSKLGGAEPAAVASGEFSEAAVWSAMKTCFDPEIPVNIVDLGLVYDLSVEKTPTGGHALEVKMTLTAPGCGMGPVIAEDARQKIAALPTVESAKVHIVWDPIWTPQMISDAGRKALGLE
- the sppA gene encoding signal peptide peptidase SppA, producing MKNFFASFLGTLAALALAVTLVVVVFFGLIMAAASFKPAEVHTVAQGSYLVFDLGANITDAPPEFDGAGPAALFGGGDAHTLQLRAVTRALREAGTDKRITGLVLLGSLEPSGYGTGFAALSEVRRAIADFKKSGKPVVAYLDFATTRDLYLAAAATDLALDPYGSLVVPGLASEPTFFAGAFERFGVGVQVTKVGEFKSYAEPFVRKDLSPENRLQMEKLLGDLWSDLRADMAQDRKITPDALQAVVDTEGVIRPESAVKAGLVDRLAYRDEVLAQLKTATGVTDVEEPFKQVRLADYVKALPAQKAHSSNEIAVIYAEGAIVDGEGKADEVGGEKFARELRALRQDDDVRAIVLRVNSPGGSATASEHIQRELRLAAEVKPVVVSMGSYAASGGYWISAYASRIYAEPTTITGSIGVVGIHFDIKKLANDLGVTFDGVKTGKYADIFTISRPKTADELAIFQGMVEWIYGEFIRKVAEGRKLDPVEVRKIAGGRVWSGREAIKLGLVDELGGLDAAILHAAEEANLGTDYKLVEFPQTQTFAEMLTMWFENVRPAEATQRGVVAQVIERVQEQAKTLQEFNDPRGVYARLPLEISVR